The window CCGGCTTCTGGGATGCCAGGGCGACCGCCGCCTCGGCTGCTTCCTGGGCAATTTTCCGAATGGGTTTGTAGACCGTTACCAACTGGGTGCCCCGGACGATGCGCTGACAGGCCGATAGGTCCGCATCATGGCCTGCTACGGGGATGATCCCCGCAAGACGCCGCTCTGCCAGGGCCTGAATCGCCTGCTCGGCTAGAAAATCGTTGGCAGCGATGACCGCATCCATGACCACTCCCTGCTCTAGCAGCTCATTCATGAAGTCCCGGGCTTCCTCGTTCCGCCAGCTTTCGGGCCAGAGCTCCGCCACCACCTGAATGTCTCTCCGGTCGATGGCGGGATTCAGAACGCTGAAAAATCCCTCGTTGAACATGATGCTGTTATGGTCGGAGGTGGCGCCGTTGATGATGACGTAGTTCCCCTGGGGGGCGTGGTCTACCAGGGTTTGAGCCATGATGCGGCCCACCTGGCGGTTTTCGAAGGAAAGGTACAGGTCCACCGGGGCATCCAGGATGAGCCGGTCATAGGAAATCACCGGGATTCCCTTGGCTTTCGCCTCCTGGACAACCCCCGAGAGCAGGGTGGCATGGTTCGGAACGATGACCAGGACGTCCACCTCCCGGGTGATGAGGCTTTGAATCTGGGCGATTTGAATGAAGGGGTCCTCAATGGCGTTTTCTACCAGAACCTCAGCCCCCAGGTCCTGGGCGGCTTGGATGAAATAATCTCGGTCCCGGGTCCAGCGCTCAACCACCAGGCTGTCCAGGGAAAGCCCGATACGGATCGGCCGGGATGGCTCGGGTTCCTCCTGCCCCTGACATGCCAGAAGGCTGAGAATCACCCCGAATATGCATATGATGCCCACTATCCTGCGGGCTCCCGGGTTAGTCATGGTGATCCCCCTCGC of the Spirochaeta lutea genome contains:
- a CDS encoding D-xylose ABC transporter substrate-binding protein, which encodes MTNPGARRIVGIICIFGVILSLLACQGQEEPEPSRPIRIGLSLDSLVVERWTRDRDYFIQAAQDLGAEVLVENAIEDPFIQIAQIQSLITREVDVLVIVPNHATLLSGVVQEAKAKGIPVISYDRLILDAPVDLYLSFENRQVGRIMAQTLVDHAPQGNYVIINGATSDHNSIMFNEGFFSVLNPAIDRRDIQVVAELWPESWRNEEARDFMNELLEQGVVMDAVIAANDFLAEQAIQALAERRLAGIIPVAGHDADLSACQRIVRGTQLVTVYKPIRKIAQEAAEAAVALASQKPVVPSRFIDNGHDSIPFIALDPVRVTKENMDSTVIADGFHRSEDVYR